One Periophthalmus magnuspinnatus isolate fPerMag1 chromosome 15, fPerMag1.2.pri, whole genome shotgun sequence genomic window carries:
- the kcnk1b gene encoding potassium channel subfamily K member 1b, producing the protein MLQSLASNSCVRLIQTHKSTWYFISLVLGYILYLIFGAVVFSSVELPYEDLLRQELRAIKKQFLQENECISEERLERFLKRALDASNYGVSILNNASVNWNWDFTSALFFASTVLSTTGYGHTAPLSDGGKAFCIIYSVIGIPFTLLFLTAVVQRIMVFSTRRPIAYFHTNWGFSKPLVAIVHAAVLAVLAVSCFFIIPAAIFSALEENWNFLESFYFCFISLSTIGLGDYVPGEAANQKFRELYKVGITVYLILGLIVMLVVLETFCELQQLKQLRKMFYLKKEKPQDRMAILEHDHLSFTTVSDRSPGQHEEKSHGFEGLHSTHTSHDDPILQ; encoded by the exons ATGCTCCAGTCTCTCGCCAGTAATTCGTGCGTTCGCTTGATACAAACTCACAAATCAACgtggtattttatttctctggTATTGGGTTATATTCTTTATCTGATATTTGGTGCGGTGGTGTTTTCCTCCGTGGAGCTTCCATATGAAGACCTTCTGCGTCAGGAGCTAAGGGCCATCAAAAAGCAGTTCCTCCAAGAAAATGAGTGTATATCTGAGGAGCGTCTGGAGCGGTTTTTAAAGAGAGCCCTGGACGCCAGTAATTATGGGGTTTCTATCCTTAATAACGCCTCGGTTAACTGGAATTGGGATTTCACCTCTGCGTTGTTTTTCGCCAGCACCGTCCTGTCCACCACAG GTTATGGCCACACCGCACCACTCTCAGATGGGGGTAAAGCCTTTTGCATTATCTACTCTGTGATTGGCATACCCttcaccctcctcttcctcactgctGTGGTGCAAAGGATTATGGTCTTCAGCACTCGACGGCCCATCGCGTATTTCCACACTAACTGGGGCTTCTCCAAACCACTGGTCGCCATTGTCCACGCAGCCGTCCTTGCCGTTTTGGCTGTTTCCTGCTTCTTCATTATTCCTGCTGCCATCTTCTCTGCGCTGGAGGAGAACTGGAACTTTCTAGAGTCTTTCTACTTCTGCTTCATCTCTCTCAGCACCATTGGCCTTGGTGACTATGTGCCCGGAGAGGCCGCCAACCAGAAGTTTAGAGAGCTCTACAAAGTGGGGATTACAG TGTACCTGATCCTGGGCCTGATCGTGATGCTGGTGGTGCTGGAGACCTTCTGTGAGCTGCAGCAGTTGAAGCAGCTCAGGAAGATGTTCTACCTGAAGAAAGAGAAGCCTCAGGACCGCATGGCCATTTTGGAGCATGACCATCTGTCCTTCACCACCGTGTCTGACCGAAGCCCAGGCCAACATGAAGAGAAGTCCCATGGGTTTGAGGGCCTCCACAGCACGCACACTTCACATGATGATCCAATATTACAGTAA